From the genome of Ictalurus punctatus breed USDA103 chromosome 28, Coco_2.0, whole genome shotgun sequence, one region includes:
- the capns1a gene encoding calpain small subunit 1a translates to MFLAKKLIGGLIDVVSNIDPGQFVPSEPPPARRPLAYVQANENDEERQFRKVFQQLAGDDMEVSPTELMNILNKIISKRGDLKTDGFSIESCRSMVAVMDSDSTGRLGFEEFKYLWNNIKKWQGIYKQFDADQSGMIGADELPKAFQAAGFPLNDQLFQLIIRRYSDEKGNMDFDNYIGCLVRLDAMCRAFKTLDKDGNGTIKVNIKEWLQLTMYS, encoded by the exons ATGTTTCTGGCGAAGAAGCTGATTGGTGGACTCATCGATGTGGTCAG caacatCGATCCCGGCCAGTTCGTGCCCTCCGAACCT ccTCCTGCTCGCAGACCATTGGCGTACGTCCAGGCTAACGAGAACGATGAGGAGCGACAGTTCCGTAAAGTGTTCCAGCAGCTCGCTGGCGAT GACATGGAGGTGAGCCCCACTGAGCTGATGAACATCCTCAACAAAATCATCTCCAAAC GTGGCGACCTGAAGACAGATGGCTTCTCTATCGAGTCCTGCAGGAGTATGGTGGCCGTCATGGAC AGCGACAGCACAGGCAGACTGGGGTTCGAAGAGTTCAAATACCTCTGGAACAACATCAAGAAGTGGCAG GGCATCTATAAGCAGTTTGATGCTGATCAGTCCGGCATGATCGGCGCAGACGAGCTGCCCAAAGCATTCCAAGCTGCAG GCTTCCCCCTGAACGACCAGCTCTTCCAGCTGATCATCCGCAGGTACAGCGACGAGAAGGGCAACATGGACTTCGATAACTACATCGGCTGCCTGGTCCGTCTGGACGCCATGTGCC GTGCTTTTAAGACGCTGGACAAAGACGGCAACGGCACCATCAAAGTCAACATCAAAGAG TGGCTGCAGCTGACCATGTACTCCTGA
- the zgc:153990 gene encoding nuclear apoptosis-inducing factor 1, translating to MSAASSLQLGQDGAVRYKKRKANFTFSEVHILLDEVRKNRHIVVGKFNSGIPSDVKRRKWTEITQRINEIGECDREVGEVIKKWSDLKCDTKRKIAALHSGVALPHSSDLTQTENIVGSILELDKKPWEAARSSRGRSRSEDQDTTIADEDDDIAFMGPGSVQDSPRSGIETRPMPPPAAGVGGSEMKFDPSITTDADSRGMDSDDDHHDMFPSSLNNSYTEDDGNLSSAAHVSSSSAGHAQAGAESESAREQLAQSASLSVQEQHVTNALLGTVSRSLELLAESVQQLAETQQEFVRESLRLQRETVQVLREFASGALTLLHERVNGKPPLI from the exons ATGTCGGCGGCGTCTTCGCTGCAGCTCGGCCAGGACGGTGCGGTGCGCTACAAGAAGCGCAAAGCCAATTTCACTTTCAGCGAAGTGCACATCCTGTTGGATGAAGTGCGCAAAAACCGCCACATCGTTGTGG GTAAGTTCAATTCTGGCATTCCCAGTGATGTGAAGAGGAGGAAGTGGACGGAGATCACACAGCGCATTAACGAGATTGGCGAGTGCGACCGCGAAGTCGGTGAGGTCATTAAGAAGTGGTCCGACCTCAAATGCGACACCAAGCGTAAAATCGCAGCACTGCACTCGGGCGTGGCCCTGCCCCACTCATCAGACCTCACGCAGACCGAAAACATCGTGGGCTCCATTCTGGAGCTGGACAAGAAGCCGTGGGAGGCGGCGCGCTCGTCGCGGGGACGCAGCAGGAGCGAGGATCAGGACACGACCATAGCAGACGAGGACGATGACATCGCCTTCATGGGGCCGGGATCGGTTCAGGATTCTCCCAGATCGGGAATCGAGACGAGGCCAATGCCGCCACCTGCTGCGGGAGTGGGGGGGTCCGAGATGAAATTTGACCCCTCGATTACCACAG ACGCAGACTCTCGCGGGATGGACTCGGACGACGACCACCACGACATGTTCCCCTCGTCTCTGAATAACTCGTACACGGAAGACGACGGAAATCTCAGCAGCGCCGCACACGTCTCCTCCTCGTCCGCCGGTCACGCTCAGGCGGGGGCGGAGTCAGAGAGCGCACGCGAGCAGTTAGCGCAAAGCGCTAGCCTTAGTGTGCAGGAGCAGCATGTGACGAACGCGCTGCTGGGCACGGTGTCGCGCTCGCTCGAGCTCCTGGCCGAGTCGGTGCAGCAGCTGGCGGAGACGCAGCAGGAGTTTGTGCGCGAGTCGCTGCGGCTGCAGAGGGAGACGGTGCAGGTGCTGCGAGAGTTCGCCTCCGGGGCGCTGACGCTTCTGCACGAAAGGGTCAACGGCAAACCGCCGCTCATTTAG